Within the Pseudomonas fulva genome, the region GTGTCCACATTGGCAGCGAGAAAAGGCGCTGCAATGCCTTGGACGGTAGTGAATGCTTGCATGTTAGACCTCCATCGCCAGCGTACGAACGTCGATCAGGTGGCCGCTGACGGCGGCGGCCGCGACCATGGCCGGGCTCATCAGGTGGGTGCGGGCGCCAGCGCCCTGACGGCCTTCGAAATTACGGTTGGTACTCGATGCGCAGCGGTCACCAGGCGATAGAACGTCGTCATTCATCGCCAGGCACATCGAGCAACCGGACTGTCGCCACTCGAAGCCTGCGTCTTGGAAGATCTGCGCAAGCCCTTCGGCTTCAGCCTGCTCACGTACCAACGTGGAACCCGGAACAATCATGGCACGTACGTTGGCAGCAACTTTACGCCCTCGCACCACCCGCGCGGCGTCACGCAAATCCTCGATACGTGCATTGGTGCAGGAGCCGATAAACGCGTGGCTGATCGGCACTTCTGCAAGTGGTGTGCCTGCTTCGAGACCCATGTAGCGCAAAGCGCGCTGCAAATCCTGACGGCGAATCAAGTCGCGTTCCTGGCCCGGGTCAGGCACTTGCTCGCCGATGGCCGCAGCCTGGTCGGGGCTGGTGCCCCAAGTGACCATAGGGCCCAACTCGCTAGCGTCAACTTGCACTTCCTTGTCGAACTGCGCGCCTTCATCGGTATACAACGATTTCCATTTTTCCACTGCCTGCTCCCACAGCTCACCCTTGGGTACGCGAGGCTTATCTTTGAGATACGCGTAAACCTTCTCGTCGGGCGCCATGAACGCCCCACGAGCGCCGGCTTCAACCGCCATGTTGCAGATGGTCATGCGGGCCTCAACGCTGAGTGCTTCGATGGTGCCACCGGCGAACTCGATGGCGTAGCCCGTGGCTCCGGACGCGCCGATACGCTGTATCAGCGCCATAATGATGTCTTTCGACGTCACCCCTGGGCCCAGCTCGCCCTGCACCGTGACGCGCATGGTCTTCAGGCGCTTGTACACCAGTGTCTGGGTCGCGAGCAGGTGTTCGATTTCCGAGGTACCGATGCCGAAGCCGAATGCGCCCAGTGCACCGTACGTAGTGGTGTGGCTGTCACCGGCGGCGACCACCATGCCGGGTAGTATGAAGCCCTGCTCGGGTGCGACAACATGTTCAATGCCCTGGCGTTTATCCAGAACGTCGAACAGCTCGATACCGAAATCACGGCAATTCTTTTCGAAGTAGGACACCTGCAGAGCCCCTCCGGCGTCCGGCATGGCAGCCACCCGCTGTGGAGCAGTAGGGTTGACGTGATCGACGACGCAGAGCGTCGAGGATGGTCGCCAGACCTTTCGGTCAGCCTCGCGCAGTCCGCTGAATGCTTGGGGGCTCGTGTATTCGTTGGCAACCTGACGGTCGATGTAAAGCAGCACGTGGCCATGGTCATCGAGCTTGCAGACGGTATGGGAATCAATGTGCTTGTCGTAGAGAGTTTTAGGGCAGTGCATGGCAGTTCTCGCGAGTGATTGTTATGCGAGTCAGAGACTTCACGGGAGGCTGCAACCTTCAGGCAGTCATCCCAAGCATATTTGAACGATCACGAGCATCAATGCGTCCGCTGGGCATTTTAAATTCACATATCGTGTTTAATCGGTGGCTTCTTCCGGCGGTGGATTGGAGAAAGGATCTAGGATTTCGCTGACAGCGGCTGTTCACAGGCAGCCATTCCGGCCTGTACGCCCTTTAGATAATTGTCCTAGTAACGCTTGTGTTCCCATTACCCCGGACGCTTGTTCTCCGGCTTACCGCT harbors:
- the leuC gene encoding 3-isopropylmalate dehydratase large subunit produces the protein MHCPKTLYDKHIDSHTVCKLDDHGHVLLYIDRQVANEYTSPQAFSGLREADRKVWRPSSTLCVVDHVNPTAPQRVAAMPDAGGALQVSYFEKNCRDFGIELFDVLDKRQGIEHVVAPEQGFILPGMVVAAGDSHTTTYGALGAFGFGIGTSEIEHLLATQTLVYKRLKTMRVTVQGELGPGVTSKDIIMALIQRIGASGATGYAIEFAGGTIEALSVEARMTICNMAVEAGARGAFMAPDEKVYAYLKDKPRVPKGELWEQAVEKWKSLYTDEGAQFDKEVQVDASELGPMVTWGTSPDQAAAIGEQVPDPGQERDLIRRQDLQRALRYMGLEAGTPLAEVPISHAFIGSCTNARIEDLRDAARVVRGRKVAANVRAMIVPGSTLVREQAEAEGLAQIFQDAGFEWRQSGCSMCLAMNDDVLSPGDRCASSTNRNFEGRQGAGARTHLMSPAMVAAAAVSGHLIDVRTLAMEV